Proteins from one Procambarus clarkii isolate CNS0578487 chromosome 72, FALCON_Pclarkii_2.0, whole genome shotgun sequence genomic window:
- the LOC138356431 gene encoding uncharacterized protein has product MQLQARQIDQTSDRSKETNVEQGKTVKLPKLANFDERGDSMDAYMKRFEGHAADCGWERSKWALALSALLKGRALTIYHSLGPHQRGDYEALTTALLKGFGITAYRTLENFRRAQLQKGEIYVLMLQRLDSSLNRYCELMKTAPESIEFYQLMIREQFLEACKSSLRVKLKQQEIVLNMSMAKQGDLWAGARRQVKGVKPHEKHHATGTGEEAKPKTGVSGEQGNSSNKYVHKCYNCGKPGHRAADCKAKPNSGYIAGVSSSGKKHPNVGKDPLAWTLEVVDGKSAKIFRDKGATTHMVRKSLVKSGSETGRHIYVKFPNGYAKEMVEVYVWVDTPYIKGKIRAVQRERAVYGLLLGNVPGNSDYPSPSSKKTGESGEYSRPQSAGVECSHSLNYVLDVNGARKKYHVDMLKRYEDPPVD; this is encoded by the coding sequence ATGCAGTTACAAGCGAGGCAGATTGACCAGACAAGTGATCGTtcaaaagagactaacgttgaacAAGGTAAGACTGTCAAACTACCTAAACTAGCTAACTTCGATGAGAGGGGCgactcgatggatgcatacatgaAGCGTTTCGAAGGTCACGCCGCTGATTGCGGGTGGGAAAGATCAAAGTGGGCACTCGCTCTTAGTGCATTGTTAAAGGGTAGGGCACTAACTATCTACCACAGTCTGGGTCCGCACCAGCGCGGAGATTACGAGGCATTGACAACAGCGCTGCTGAAAGGTTTTGGCATCACTGCATACCGGACGCTAGAGAATTTCCGTAGGGCTCAATTGCAAAAAGGGGAGATATATGTGCTAATGTTACAGCGGTTAGATTCGAGTCTAAACCGTTACTGTGAACTCATGAAGACTGCTCCTGAGAGCATAGAGTTCTATCAACTGATGATTCGTGAACAGTTCTTAGAAGCATGCAAATCGTCTCTGCGCGTCAAGCTCAAACAGCAAGAAATTgtgttaaatatgtctatggccaAGCAAGGTGATCTGTGGGCTGGGGCCAGGAGACAGGTGAAAGGGGTGAAGCCGCACGAGAAGCATCATGCTACAGGTACTGGCGAGGAAGCTAAGCCTAAGACTGGTGTGTCGGGGGAGCAGGGAAACTCCTCGAACAAGTATGTGCACAAGTGTTACAACTGTGGTAAGCCGGGTCATCGGGCAGCTGATTGCAAGGCAAAACCGAACTCAGGTTACATAGCAGGTGTGAGCTCAAGTGGTAAGAAACATCCCAACGTTGGAAAGGATCCACTAGCTTGGACCCTTGAGGTGGTGGACGGAAAATCGGCGAAAATCTTCCGTGACAAAGGCGCCACTACTCACATGGTAAGAAAAAGCCTAGTAAAGTCAGGATCTGAGACAGGTAGACACATCTATGTCAAATTCCCAAACGGCTATGCTAAAGAGAtggtggaggtgtatgtgtgggtcgaCACTCCTTACATCAAAGGTAAAATTCGTGCCGTTCAAAGGGAACGTGCTGTATATGGACTCTTATTGGGGAATGTCCCGGGAAACTCTGATTACCCAAGTCCATCCTCAAAGAAaacgggggagagtggggagtacAGCCGCCCTCAGTCAGCTGGTGTGGAGTGCTCGCACTCGTTAAACTACGTGCTCGACGTCAATGGTGCCAGGAAGAAGTACCACGTCGACATGCTCAAACGCTACGAGGACCCTCCTGTAGATTGA